The sequence GCTGCGTTTAGTGCTAGCAAATTAGTTTGGTTGGATATATTTGAAATCATTTCAACTATTTCATTTATCTGTTGAATTCCTTTATTTAATTCCGAAATATTTTCTTCTAGGTTGTTTACACTATCTTTTACTGAGTTTATGTCTTGTACAACTCCACCAAGCTGTCTTTCCCCATCATGTATTTCTTCCACTGTTTTCATAGCTTGTCCTTCTAATGTCCTTGTTATAGCATTTGTATCTGTTAATTTTTCCATTGCAGATGTAATGTCAGCTGTCATTTGATCTATGGCAACAGTTTGTTGATTTGATGCATCCACCATCTCTTGAGACAAATAAGCTATATGATCTGAAGCCATATTAGATTCTTTAGTTCCAGTTGACAACGTACCTGAAGATTTTTTTAGTTGTTCTGTAAGAGCGGCTACCTCACTTAATAAAGTTCTGTTTCGATCCATCATTTTATGCACATCTGCAGCTAGGTCACCTAATATGTTTTTAGGATATTTTTCTTTGTCCTCATTTAAATCTCCTGTTGCTATTTTTTGCATTAGGTTTTGTAGCTTTTTTATAGGTTTAAAAATTAAAAAATAAGTAAATATTAGTAGCATTATTAGGTTAACGATGCTTTGTAAAAAATTAGTGAGCAAAGCTAAAGCTCCTCCTACGTAAGCAATATGCTCAACTTCTTCAATAACACTGTTTAGATATCTTGTTAAATTTACGGTCAAAGGTGCAGTCACTGCTGTGGAAATAAAGGTAATTAGCCCAAAATGAAAAAAAAGTGACCTTTTAATTTTTCTGTGAAAAAAACTTCTTTTTTCGCCCATTATTATACAACTCCCTTAGCTTAGCTTAATAGTACTTTTTTGTATTAAAACAAATTCGACACCATATTATTTTTTTCCTGCTTTTTCCTTGTGTTTACAAATACTTTGCACTTTGTATCACAATGAATATAAGGGAGAAGGATAAAATACCTAAGTTTAATTTAGTATCTGTCAGGTATTAAATTTTCATATAATTTTACCCATGTAATATTCATCAACGTATTTTCCTTCAACTTTCATTGCTTTTTTTCTAGTTCCTTCGACCAGAAAACCCATCTTTTTATATAATGCTAATGCGGCCGTATTATGGGTCATTACTGTTAATTCAAGTCTTGTAATTCCATTTTCTTTTGCCCAATTTATTACTTCCCCAAATAGCTTTGTTCCTAACCCTCTGCCTTGGTGGGTTTTAAGTATTCCCATTACAACATATCCCATGTGGTTTATTCTTTTAGCGAATCCACGGGAAATAGAGATAAAACCACCTAGCTCCCCCTTATCAGCCACAACAAATGTTTCACTACCTTTATTATTTACTCTAGCAATTATTTCATCCTCTGTCATACTACGCTCACCAGGTTCAAACAACATAAAACTCGTCTCTTGGTCCAATTTATTAAGCATTTCCAAATATGCAGCGGAATCAGAAACCTCTAGTTTCCTAATGTGCATAAGAGAAACCTCCCTTCGTACTTTGTATATTTGATTTATTCTTTATACGAAAGAAAAACCCTGCTACAATTATCCAAATATTTAATAATTGTAGCCTCACATCTTTTATGTTATAATGGGGAGGTTAATTTTCTATATAAAGGACGGATGTAAAAATGATTAGTACTAGTAATTTAACCCTGCAATATGGTGCTAGGGCTCTTTTTAAAGATGTAAACATTAAGTTCACTCCTGGTAATTGTTACGGCCTTATCGGTGCCAATGGTGCCGGTAAGTCAACATTTCTAAAAATTCTTTCTGGTGAAATCGAACCTACCAATGGTGATGTTGTTATTCCTTCTAATCAACGTTTAGGGGTTCTTAAGCAAAATCACTTTGAATTCGATGAGTACGAAGTATTAAAGACTGTTATCATGGGTCATAAAAGACTCCTTCAGATCATGGAAGAAAAAGAAGTATATTATGCTAAAACTGATTTTTCCGATGAAGACGGTATTAAGCTTGCTGAGCTTGAAGGAGAGTTTGCGGAGTTAAATGGTTGGGATGCCGAGTCAGATGCTGCTACTATGCTTAATGGCTTAGGTATAACTGACGAATATCATTATAAAAAAATGGAAGAGTTAAATGGTAGTGAGAAAGTTAAAGTCCTTCTGGCCCAAGCTCTTTTTGGCAATCCAGATATTCTACTACTGGACGAGCCCACTAACCACTTGGATATCCAATCAATTAAATGGTTGGAAAACTTCCTACACAACTTTGATAACACAGTTATTGTTGTATCCCATGATAGACATTTTTTAAATCAAGTATGTACTCACATAGCTGACATAGACTTTGGTAAAATCCAAGTGTATGCAGGTAACTATGACTTCTGGTATGAATCAAGCCAGTTGGCTCAACAACAAGCCAGGGATGTAAACAAGAAAACTGAAGCTAAGATGAAAGAACTTCAAGATTTCATTAGACGTTTTAGTGCAAATGCTTCTAAATCTAAACAGGCTACTTCTAGAAAAAAAATACTAGAAAACCTTAAATTAGAAGACATTAGACCTTCTTCTAGAAAGTATCCTTTTATTGATTTTAAGCCTGACAGAGAGGTTGGTAATGACCTACTTTCTGTTAACGATCTTTCTAAGTCTGTAGAAGGTGAAGTTTTATTAAATGACATTAGTTTCGTTGTTAATAAAGGCGATAAAATAGCCATCATCGGAAATAACGAGGTAGCTAAGACCACTCTTTTCGATATTTTAGCTGAAGAGGATAAGCAAGATAACGGTGAATTTAAATGGGGCGTTACAACTTCCCGTTCTTACTTTCCTAAGGACAATTCCCAGTACTTCGATAACTGTGAACTAAGTCTAGTTGATTGGCTAAGACAGTTTTCAGAGGAAAAATCAGAGTCCTTTATTAGGGGATGGCTAGGTAGAATGTTATTCTCAGGCGAAGAGGCCCTTAAAAAAGCTAAGGTTCTTTCCGGTGGTGAAAAAGTTAGGTGTATGCTTTCAAGGATGATGCTAAGTGGAGCAAACGTATTGCTTTTAGATGAGCCTACAAACCATTTAGACCTTGAATCAATCACAGCCTTAAATGATGGTCTAATTAACTATAAAGGTACCCTAATCTTCACTTCCCATGACCATCAAATAATTCAAACAGTAGCAAACAGGATCATAGAAATAACTCCTGATGGTATTATTGATAAGCAAACTACTTATGATGAATACCTTGAATGGAGAGAAGCAAATAAATAAGCGCCCCTTGGCGCTTATTTATTTTGCTTGTTTATCTAATATTTTATTAAGCTTGTTCAAGTTTATCTTTGTTTCTATCCCTTTATCATGCCAGTGGTTTTTGCATCCACAATAGTCAAGTATTATACACTGAGCTGGTACACCCATATCCTCTAACATCCAACCTCCTGCAATAAGTTTAAGAACACAAGCCACACCAATGACTCCTGTATTTTTTTCAAATAGAGTTTCATGGGACTCAATTGCTGAAACAGATGATTCATGAGGGATAATCAATACCTCAAATCCTAGTTTATTTCCTAATTGTTCAAGTTGAGTTATTTCACAGGTATCACTACATTTATTGCAGGTGTAGAAACGCTCACTTTTTTTTGCAGAGCATTTGTAATATTTTTTCATACAAACAGGTAGTAGCAAGATTTTTTTACTAGTTTTTAAAAACTCCTTTCGGTATTCCCTGTTTAATATTTCAGCTCCCAGCATATTAAGATGATACTCTACCCTTGCCCTTTGACGAAAGATAGCATCTTCGCGCCACTTGTTATTTACTTTACTGCCATCTAAAAAAGCTTGTACGTTCCTAGTATAAGTCCCTAGAACTTTATTACTCTTTTTTTCGTACCACTGCGCCATGGAGGCCACTTGTTTTAAAAATTCCTCACTGCTATCTTTCGATAATGTACTTAAAAAATTTTTTAACCTATTAATTCTAATTATTTCTGTTTTAAACTCACCACTGGCTTCTAACCACAGTATTAATTTATCTAGGCTTTCCAAGTTTTTCTCTACATTAGTAGTCCTTATCTTACTATTATTTGCTAATAATACTTCTGTAAACAACCCTTTTAATGAGTTGTAAACAGGTTTCATATATTTACTTTTACGCCGCAGTAGATCGATCTTTATTAGGATGGTTCTATTTTTTCTTTTAATGTCCATGGCATATTTGCTATATGTTATCCAAAGCACTCCTAACATTAAGGTTTCAAGCATATATTGAGGATATGATAATGTCTTTATACCTTTATTTATTAAGAATTTGTTGTATAGACCTAAACTCGTTGCCAAAAAAGGTTTACTTTCATTTAAAATCTCATCTGTTAATTTGGCTATATCTTCATAAAACTTTTGTGAATCCTCAGCTAAATCTTCCATTAAGTTATATGTTATTACATCCATCTAAAACACCCTCTATTTTCCATTGATAATTCATAATATCACTATTTAATTATATTAGATTAAAGTATTTATTAAGTTTGTGTTAACTTTTTTCAATTTTTTAAAATGTTATTGTTATTATAAATAAGGAATTATATAATTTAATAAAGGAGGGATTTTATGGGGAAAAAACTAACAACTTCTGGTATAACTGTTTTAGTCCTCGGAGTAATCATCGCCTTGGTGGGCCTCATCATGTTTTTTTCAGTATTCTTTAGTGTGTTTAACATGGGATTCAGTGAACCTGATCCTTTTGGTCCTGGTTTTGGTAATGATTTCGGTCCAGGTTTTGGTGGCGTAAATATTTCAAGGGCATTTATAGGAGCCCCCCTGTTTGGTTTAGGTTGTTTCTTAGCTAAAGTTGGGCTGGGAATGACAATTGCAGGTCAGGCTGGTAATGCTGTCAAATGGTACAAAAATAATGTCAACGATTCTAGTGGATCTAGCAATAAATGTAAGCAATGTGGTTCTGATAATAATTTACAGGCTAAGTACTGCAACGCTTGTGGGCAGCAGTTGAATTAAGAAAGCTATAAGGCAATGTGCCTTATAGCTTTTCTATTATAATACTTACTACTCTTTAAGACCTACAACAGCCTCGCTTACATTCCAAAGCCTTTTAGCTAGGTCTATATCATGGGAGCTTTTTGATGACTCTATAGGTTTTTGTTTATAAAAGTATTTTCCACTAACACCTTCTACCTCTTTAGAAGTAGCTAAATAAATGGAAGTAGCTGCACCTTCTAGTGGTGTTTGTAAGAACCCTTTAAGGATTTTATGTATAAGCTTTCCAAATCCTGTTTCCCTGTCCACACCCATATTTGTGGAAACAGCTCCAGGGTGTAAACAGTTAACCGTAACGCCAGTTCCTTCAAGCCTTCTTGCCAGTTCATAAGTAAATAATATATTTGCAAGTTTAGACCTAGAGTATGCTTTCATTAGATTATACCTTTTTTCAAGCCCTAGATCTTCAAATTGTATTTTCCCCACTTTATGAGCTCCTGAGGATACATTTATAATACGAGCATGGGAACTATTAGTTAAAAGGTTCAATAGTAGGTTAGTAAGCAAAAAATGACCAAAATGATTTACACCAAGTTGCATTTCAAATCCGTCTTTTGTAAGCTGTCTCCTTGGAAGGATTACACCGGCATTGTTTATCAAAACATCTAATCTCTGATATTTCTCCTCAAACTTCTCACAAAAGCATCTAATATCTGAAAGGGATGCTAAATCACAGAGCATCAACTCCACTTTCTTACTGTTACTTCTTTCCCTAACCTCTTTTAATGCTTCTTCACCCCTCTCTTTATTCCTACAGGCCATTATTATAGTTGCTCCCATTCTAGCTAATTCTGTAGCTGTAGCTTTACCTACTCCCGAATTGGCACCTGTTATTAATACTACTTTATTCTTCATGTCAAACCTCCTGATAAAACTTGTAACTACTCTTTATATTCAATGTTTCTTTTATAATTCCTCTTTTAATAAGGTAGTAATTATTTTTCTATTATTTCTAAAGGTAAATGACTACTAGAGCAAATGTCTACCTACTCTTATCATTTAATGGATATGTAAAGTACTCTAAAGTATAGTAAATAGCAAAATAAGTGCAAGTCACCAATGTTAGTTGACACATGTGGCTAATAAAGTCCCACGTTTGACACTTGATGATTAAAAAAAGCCTGTAATCCCTTGAAAATAAAGGGTTTGTAGGCTTTAATTTTTGTCAAAAAAGTGAATAATGTTTTTTACTTCTTTGTATCTTTTAGAATCTTTTTCATCTTGCTTTTTGTTACAATTTGGTAGTCTGTGCGAAAGTCAAAGGCTTCATGTAAAGCATCGGTAAAATCGGTTCTAGTATATAAGGGCTCATATCCTTCTCCCTTAATTTCTTTGAAATTCATATCTCTTAATTCACTAATAATTTCATGACAGGTAAATTCCTCTTTAAGTCGCTTTTCTAGCATTCTATAGATGACTAAAGATATAAAGCATGTGCTGAAATGTGCTTCAATACGGTCATCTTTTTTTAAGAATACAGGTCTTGCTTTGAATTCACTTTTCATAATCCTAAAGCATTCCTCGATTTCCCATCTCCTGTGATTTACCTTAATTATTTCAGGTACATCATCCTCAAGATTTGTACAAACTCCATAAAAACCATCAAAAGCTTCTTCTTTTTGGATGATAGCTTGATCAATGCTGTATATTTCTTTCTTTGCAATTTCACCATCAGGAGTATAGCTCGTTTTATGAATAAATCTTTTGTAATCGTTAGCATTACATTTCTTGATTTTTGTCGGGTTTGTATCTATAGTCTTTTGAGCACGTTCTATTTGTGAGTTGCGGATTTTGCGCTGATAATCCCTGTATTTGATCGAATAAGTTACAATCAATCTTTGTTCAAAGCCATTTTCTTTGATCCAACGTTCTTTGAAATAGACCTTTGCACTTATTTTTGCTTTATCTTCAGGAGTAGCCTTATCTATCATTTCATCGAGTTCAGAAATATCATAGTTTTTTTTGCTGCCTGGAAGTTTCCAGCCATCAGGATCAAGAGCCCATTTCTTCAGGTGTGCTTTTAATTTTTTAATAGATTGTGTGGTAATAAAAGCTCGACCATCCTTGTCGTTAAACTTTCGATTAGCTTCTGAAGCCAACCCAGCATCTGTGCACACGATAAATTTAGAAAGCTCAAAATCAGAAACGATTTTCTTTTCCAATGGTTTTAGAGTCAGTTGCTCATTCATATTCCCCCTGTTAATGCTAAAAGCCAGAGGAATGCCATCCCCGTCCATGAATAGCCCCATTTGGACTATCGGGTTTGGTCTGTGTTCTTTTGACGGACCATACTGCTTTATACCATCTCCCTGCTCTATTTCAAAAAAGTAATTGGTGCAATCATAGTAAAGAACGCCGGTATTTCTTTTGGAGACCTTCAAGCTATTTTTGTACAAGGAGGACTGGATAAAGTCTGTCTCCTTAGCAAGAATTTCAAGAGCTCTGTATATTTGATGCAAATCATATTTGGGTTGTTCTATAAACTTTTTAGAAAGCTCATATGTAGCAAGTTTTGAAGAAGGGAAGATAATTCTACCGTAAATAAGCCTGGAAAGAATCGAGTCTAAATCAAAATCAAACTTATATTTTTGTGATATTTCCATACAAATCTTGTGTAGCCCAAGATCATGATATATTTTTTGCAGGAATAGGTAACCGCCGTTAAACAAGCGTGGTTCACCTTTATCAATAAGTTTTGAGGGGGAGTACTTTACAAGAACTTCCCTTTTTTCTTCCTTTTCTTTTTTGTTAAGTTCTTCTACGTAATTTTTTGCCCATTCTATGGGATCTTGGTCGATTAATTTTTTTTCTAAATCAGCAACGGTACCGAGCTTTTCAACAACTTTAGAAGAGCGCTTTCCATTTTCGTAAATAGACTTAACCACATATAAAGATGCGGCATTTTTTGAACTAACAATTTGTAGTCTCATTTTTTTACACCACCCTTACAAACAACTACTTATATCATAACACATTGTTAAACATTGTGCACTAAAAATATGTAAAGTTTGACAAAAAAATAAGCCTATATTAAGGCTTACAAGAACTTTTCATCTATTCAACTGTCAAAGACCCGTAAAGTACTCTAAAGTATAGTAAATAGCAAAATAAGTGCAAGTCACCAATGTTAGTTGACACATGTGGCTAATAAAGTATATAATATAACCTAATATAATAGTAAAAGCTATGAAAAGGACAGTAGTAAAAGGAAGTAGTTTTCAGAGAGATAATCACTTTGCTGCGAGATTATTAAACAAAACCTTTTATGAATATCACCTTTGAGTTGGGTTGCCGAAATTAAGTAAGCCTCCCCGTTTAAGAATACGTTACATTCTTTTGAGTGACAGCATTTTTTTGCTGTAATCAGGGTGGTACCGCGGATATTCCGTCCCTAAGTCTGTAAACTAGACTTAGGGACTTTTTTATTATTATAAGCATATTAGAAAGAAAGGAATGAATAACAGTGGAAAAATTTAAAGAGTTATCCAATGCCCCAGTTAAAGAAAATGAAGCTATTGTTTCGGATTTCTGGGATAGTGTGGATCTACTTCAAAAGACTGTTGATGTCAGAGAAGGATCTAAACCATTTGTATTTTTTGAGGGTCCCCCCACTGCAAATGGCAAGCCAGGTATCCACCACGTAATCTCTAGAACATTAAAGGATTCTGTGTGTAGATACAAAACCATGGAGGGATTCCAAGTTAAAAGAAAGGCAGGTTGGGATACCCATGGCCTACCTGTGGAGCTTGAAGTGGAAAAACAACTAAAACTATCTAGCAAAACAGATATAGAAAATTACGGTTTAGCAGAGTTTAACCATAAGTGCCGTGAGTCTGTATTTACCTATGAAAAGCTTTGGAGAGATATGACTAGGAGAATGGGTTACCTTATCGATCTTGAAAATCCGTATATCACCCTAGACAACGACTATATAGAATCAGTTTGGTGGATTTTAGATAAGTTTAATAAAGAAGGCTATATCTATGAAGGTCATAAGATATTACCCTATTGCCCCAGATGTGGAACTGGTCTTGCTTCCCACGAGGTTGCACAAGGATATAAGGAAATTAAATCTAATACTGTAATTGTTCCATTTAAAGTAAAAGACAAGGATGAATACTTCCTTGTTTGGACAACAACTCCTTGGACATTGGCTTCAAATGTTGCCTTAGCTGTACATCCAAATGAAACTTATGTAAAAGCTTTAAAGGATGGTAAAGTTTATATCGTCGAAAAAACACTGTCCAGTAAAGTTCTTAAGGAAGACTATGAAATAATCGAAGAAGTAAAAGGTACAGACTTAGAGCATACAGAGTATGAGCAACTTATGCCATTTGTAAAGCCAGATAAAAAAGCCTTCTTCGTAACCGTTGCAGATTATGTAACAACCGGTGATGGTACAGGTATTGTTCATATAGCACCTGCATTTGGTGAAGATGACTACCATGTTGGACTTAAATACAATCTTCCTGTACTACAACCTGTTGATGATGCAGGTAAGTACACAACAACACCATGGGAAGGTAAATTTGTAATGGACTGTGATGTTGATATTATCAAATGGTTACATGGTGAAGGAAAATTGTTTAGCAAAGAAAAAATTGATCATAACTACCCACATTGCTGGAGATGTCAAACACCTCTTTTATACTACGGAAAGCCAAGTTGGTTCATCGAAGTAACCAAGATGAAAGATCAGCTTATTGCTAACAACAACACAGTTGAGTGGTACCCAAGCTATGTTGGTGAAAAACGTTTCGGCAACTGGCTAGAAAATCTAAATGACTGGGCTATTTCAAGAAACCGTTACTGGGGTACTCCACTAAATGTATGGAAATGTGAATGTGGCCATAAAGAGTCTGTAGGTTCAAGACAAGAACTTATGGACAGAGCCATAGAAGATATCGATGAAACAGTTGAGCTGCATAGACCTTTTGTAGATGACATTCACTTAAGATGTGAAAAGTGCCAAGGCTCCATGACCCGTGTACCAGAAGTAATTGACTGCTGGTTTGACAGTGGTGCCATGCCTTTTGCACAACACCATTACCCATTTAAAAACAAGGAAAACTTTGATCAATTATTCCCTGCAGATTACATCTGTGAAGGTATTGACCAAACTCGTGGATGGTTCTATTCACTACTGGCCATTTCTACATTTGTTACAGGAAAAGCGCCTTATAAAAAGGTTTTGGTTAATGACCTTATCTTAGACAAAGAAGGACGTAAAATGTCTAAGTCAAAGGGCAATACAGTTGACCCATTTGAACTATTTGATATGTATGGTGCAGATGTATTAAGATGGTACCTTCTTTATGTTTCCCCTGCTTGGTCACCAACTAAGTTTGATATAGAAGGACTAAAGGAAGTACAAAGTAAGTTCTTTGGTACCCTTAAAAATGTTTATACATTCTTTACCCTATATGCAAACACCGATGAAATTAACCCTAAGGATTTTTTCGTTGACTATAACAAGCGCCCTGAATTAGATAGGTGGTTATTATCCAAATTCAACACCCTTGTTAGTGAAGTTAAATCCGACATGGATGTATTAGACCTTACTAAAGCTGTTAGGAAGATCCAGGAGTTCGTTAATGAGGATTTATCAAACTGGTATATCCGTCGTGCTCGCCGTCGATTCTGGGCTGCAGAGTTAGATGACGACAAAAAAGCTGTTTACAACACCACATATGAAGTTTTAGAGGGTGTTGCTAGATTAGTTGCTCCTTTCGCACCATATCTATCGGAGGAAGTTTACAGAAACTTAACTGGAGAACTTTCTGTTCATCTAGCTGATTACCCAGTTGTTAATGAGACACTAATTGATAAACATGTTGAAGAAAGAATGGATCTTGTAAGGGATTTAGTGGGACTTGGACGTTCTGCTAGGGTTCAGTGTAAAATCAAAATCCGTCAACCCCTTCAGAAAATGATTATCGATGGTGCCCATTATGACCTAACTCATGATTTAGTTCCACTTATGCAAGAGGAACTAAATATAAAAGATGTTGAGTTTGCTAAAAACCTTGATAACTTCATGAACTATAGCCTGAAGCCTAACTTTAAAGTAGCAGGCCCAATACTTGGTGGTAAAATTAAGCTACTAGGCCCTGCACTGGGTAAAGTTAATGCCAGTGAAGTAATTCCAAAGTTAGAAGCTGGCGAAACCATTAGCGTAGATCTAGGCGAGGAAACCTTAGAGCTTAACAAAGAGCTTGTTATGATTAACATCTCTTCTAAAGAAGGATTCACCGTTGAGATGGAAAACAATCTATTTGTTATCCTAGATACCACTTTAACCCAAGAGCTAATCAATGAAGGGTATGCCCGTGAGTTTGTATCTAAGGTACAGCAAATGAGAAAAAGTAGTGGTTTTGAAGTCATGGACAATATCAGCATTGTCTATGATGCAGATGAGGAAGTTTCAGCTGCAGTTGAAAACTTTAAAGAGTATATTAAATCCGAGACACTGGCCCTATCCATCGAGAAAGTTCAAGATGATTCCTTAGAAAAACAAGATTTAAATGATCATCTAACAGGAATTGGTGTAAAAAAAATATAAAATAAAGGTAACCCCAATTTTTTAAATTGGGGTTACCTTTATTTTATTAGCATTTCTCTTAAAAGAACATAACATTGTCACTAATGCCCAGTACTCAATGGTTGCAACCTTCATAGTATGTAATGAGAGCTCAGTTCAAAAAGGAGGTGCTTTGCTTTGAAAAAGAAAATACCAAAAAAACAATATCACAAATGTCCCCATAAACCCCATAAACCTAAACCTTGTCCTCCCACAGAGTGCCCAGAGGGTTTTTTCCGCTATACTGTTAGGCCGGGAGACACTATTTTTTTTATAGCCAGAAGATTAGGTGTTGACCAAGGGCTAATAATTGCAAATAACCCTCTTCCTGACCCTTCCCTAATTTTTCCAGGTCAAGTTTTATGTGTCCCAATCCCTATTTCTTTCCCTTGTAC comes from Alkalicella caledoniensis and encodes:
- a CDS encoding methyl-accepting chemotaxis protein, which encodes MGEKRSFFHRKIKRSLFFHFGLITFISTAVTAPLTVNLTRYLNSVIEEVEHIAYVGGALALLTNFLQSIVNLIMLLIFTYFLIFKPIKKLQNLMQKIATGDLNEDKEKYPKNILGDLAADVHKMMDRNRTLLSEVAALTEQLKKSSGTLSTGTKESNMASDHIAYLSQEMVDASNQQTVAIDQMTADITSAMEKLTDTNAITRTLEGQAMKTVEEIHDGERQLGGVVQDINSVKDSVNNLEENISELNKGIQQINEIVEMISNISNQTNLLALNAAIEAARAGEEGRGFAVVADEIRKLSEQTQSFTTEIQSKVEMLEERNTQTLEAMASSHISVQKGVQSVVDTEGKIKGMLGSTEEVIKLARNISMDVQNLHKQTLPLIDETKKISNISHNNVKSINEVAASLQQQSAQANEIENISKQLETYAEKLNKQLSNFKL
- a CDS encoding GNAT family N-acetyltransferase is translated as MHIRKLEVSDSAAYLEMLNKLDQETSFMLFEPGERSMTEDEIIARVNNKGSETFVVADKGELGGFISISRGFAKRINHMGYVVMGILKTHQGRGLGTKLFGEVINWAKENGITRLELTVMTHNTAALALYKKMGFLVEGTRKKAMKVEGKYVDEYYMGKII
- a CDS encoding ABC-F family ATP-binding cassette domain-containing protein; translated protein: MISTSNLTLQYGARALFKDVNIKFTPGNCYGLIGANGAGKSTFLKILSGEIEPTNGDVVIPSNQRLGVLKQNHFEFDEYEVLKTVIMGHKRLLQIMEEKEVYYAKTDFSDEDGIKLAELEGEFAELNGWDAESDAATMLNGLGITDEYHYKKMEELNGSEKVKVLLAQALFGNPDILLLDEPTNHLDIQSIKWLENFLHNFDNTVIVVSHDRHFLNQVCTHIADIDFGKIQVYAGNYDFWYESSQLAQQQARDVNKKTEAKMKELQDFIRRFSANASKSKQATSRKKILENLKLEDIRPSSRKYPFIDFKPDREVGNDLLSVNDLSKSVEGEVLLNDISFVVNKGDKIAIIGNNEVAKTTLFDILAEEDKQDNGEFKWGVTTSRSYFPKDNSQYFDNCELSLVDWLRQFSEEKSESFIRGWLGRMLFSGEEALKKAKVLSGGEKVRCMLSRMMLSGANVLLLDEPTNHLDLESITALNDGLINYKGTLIFTSHDHQIIQTVANRIIEITPDGIIDKQTTYDEYLEWREANK
- a CDS encoding DUF116 domain-containing protein produces the protein MDVITYNLMEDLAEDSQKFYEDIAKLTDEILNESKPFLATSLGLYNKFLINKGIKTLSYPQYMLETLMLGVLWITYSKYAMDIKRKNRTILIKIDLLRRKSKYMKPVYNSLKGLFTEVLLANNSKIRTTNVEKNLESLDKLILWLEASGEFKTEIIRINRLKNFLSTLSKDSSEEFLKQVASMAQWYEKKSNKVLGTYTRNVQAFLDGSKVNNKWREDAIFRQRARVEYHLNMLGAEILNREYRKEFLKTSKKILLLPVCMKKYYKCSAKKSERFYTCNKCSDTCEITQLEQLGNKLGFEVLIIPHESSVSAIESHETLFEKNTGVIGVACVLKLIAGGWMLEDMGVPAQCIILDYCGCKNHWHDKGIETKINLNKLNKILDKQAK
- a CDS encoding zinc ribbon domain-containing protein produces the protein MGKKLTTSGITVLVLGVIIALVGLIMFFSVFFSVFNMGFSEPDPFGPGFGNDFGPGFGGVNISRAFIGAPLFGLGCFLAKVGLGMTIAGQAGNAVKWYKNNVNDSSGSSNKCKQCGSDNNLQAKYCNACGQQLN
- a CDS encoding SDR family oxidoreductase — translated: MKNKVVLITGANSGVGKATATELARMGATIIMACRNKERGEEALKEVRERSNSKKVELMLCDLASLSDIRCFCEKFEEKYQRLDVLINNAGVILPRRQLTKDGFEMQLGVNHFGHFLLTNLLLNLLTNSSHARIINVSSGAHKVGKIQFEDLGLEKRYNLMKAYSRSKLANILFTYELARRLEGTGVTVNCLHPGAVSTNMGVDRETGFGKLIHKILKGFLQTPLEGAATSIYLATSKEVEGVSGKYFYKQKPIESSKSSHDIDLAKRLWNVSEAVVGLKE
- a CDS encoding IS1634 family transposase, with translation MRLQIVSSKNAASLYVVKSIYENGKRSSKVVEKLGTVADLEKKLIDQDPIEWAKNYVEELNKKEKEEKREVLVKYSPSKLIDKGEPRLFNGGYLFLQKIYHDLGLHKICMEISQKYKFDFDLDSILSRLIYGRIIFPSSKLATYELSKKFIEQPKYDLHQIYRALEILAKETDFIQSSLYKNSLKVSKRNTGVLYYDCTNYFFEIEQGDGIKQYGPSKEHRPNPIVQMGLFMDGDGIPLAFSINRGNMNEQLTLKPLEKKIVSDFELSKFIVCTDAGLASEANRKFNDKDGRAFITTQSIKKLKAHLKKWALDPDGWKLPGSKKNYDISELDEMIDKATPEDKAKISAKVYFKERWIKENGFEQRLIVTYSIKYRDYQRKIRNSQIERAQKTIDTNPTKIKKCNANDYKRFIHKTSYTPDGEIAKKEIYSIDQAIIQKEEAFDGFYGVCTNLEDDVPEIIKVNHRRWEIEECFRIMKSEFKARPVFLKKDDRIEAHFSTCFISLVIYRMLEKRLKEEFTCHEIISELRDMNFKEIKGEGYEPLYTRTDFTDALHEAFDFRTDYQIVTKSKMKKILKDTKK
- the ileS gene encoding isoleucine--tRNA ligase, whose protein sequence is MEKFKELSNAPVKENEAIVSDFWDSVDLLQKTVDVREGSKPFVFFEGPPTANGKPGIHHVISRTLKDSVCRYKTMEGFQVKRKAGWDTHGLPVELEVEKQLKLSSKTDIENYGLAEFNHKCRESVFTYEKLWRDMTRRMGYLIDLENPYITLDNDYIESVWWILDKFNKEGYIYEGHKILPYCPRCGTGLASHEVAQGYKEIKSNTVIVPFKVKDKDEYFLVWTTTPWTLASNVALAVHPNETYVKALKDGKVYIVEKTLSSKVLKEDYEIIEEVKGTDLEHTEYEQLMPFVKPDKKAFFVTVADYVTTGDGTGIVHIAPAFGEDDYHVGLKYNLPVLQPVDDAGKYTTTPWEGKFVMDCDVDIIKWLHGEGKLFSKEKIDHNYPHCWRCQTPLLYYGKPSWFIEVTKMKDQLIANNNTVEWYPSYVGEKRFGNWLENLNDWAISRNRYWGTPLNVWKCECGHKESVGSRQELMDRAIEDIDETVELHRPFVDDIHLRCEKCQGSMTRVPEVIDCWFDSGAMPFAQHHYPFKNKENFDQLFPADYICEGIDQTRGWFYSLLAISTFVTGKAPYKKVLVNDLILDKEGRKMSKSKGNTVDPFELFDMYGADVLRWYLLYVSPAWSPTKFDIEGLKEVQSKFFGTLKNVYTFFTLYANTDEINPKDFFVDYNKRPELDRWLLSKFNTLVSEVKSDMDVLDLTKAVRKIQEFVNEDLSNWYIRRARRRFWAAELDDDKKAVYNTTYEVLEGVARLVAPFAPYLSEEVYRNLTGELSVHLADYPVVNETLIDKHVEERMDLVRDLVGLGRSARVQCKIKIRQPLQKMIIDGAHYDLTHDLVPLMQEELNIKDVEFAKNLDNFMNYSLKPNFKVAGPILGGKIKLLGPALGKVNASEVIPKLEAGETISVDLGEETLELNKELVMINISSKEGFTVEMENNLFVILDTTLTQELINEGYAREFVSKVQQMRKSSGFEVMDNISIVYDADEEVSAAVENFKEYIKSETLALSIEKVQDDSLEKQDLNDHLTGIGVKKI